A stretch of the Erpetoichthys calabaricus chromosome 3, fErpCal1.3, whole genome shotgun sequence genome encodes the following:
- the pop7 gene encoding ribonuclease P protein subunit p20, producing the protein MAENRGGSAQSLHLKPEWEMDPAEYTLRKRLPRKLPKRRNDIYINMKTNFRTQLTRCQKLLDSGQFTDICIHGLGLAVHRAINIALQLQANSFGELQISANTSTVELVDDLEPEVDHVEPITQIRSNSAIHIRVFHAASKA; encoded by the coding sequence ATGGCTGAGAATAGAGGAGGGTCAGCTCAGAGTCTGCACTTGAAGCCTGAATGGGAAATGGACCCAGCAGAATACACTCTTCGCAAGCGGCTCCCTCGTAAACTGCCAAAGCGCCGCAATGACATCTACATTAATATGAAGACTAACTTCAGGACCCAGCTGACTCGGTGCCAGAAGCTGCTAGACAGTGGTCAGTTCACAGACATCTGTATTCATGGCTTAGGACTGGCTGTCCACAGGGCAATCAACATTGCCTTGCAGCTACAGGCCAACAGCTTTGGCGAACTGCAGATATCGGCCAACACCTCCACAGTGGAACTAGTGGATGATCTGGAGCCAGAGGTGGACCATGTGGAGCCTATCACTCAAATACGCAGCAACTCTGCTATCCATATAAGGGTTTTCCATGCAGCCAGTAAGGCTTGA